One window of Quercus robur chromosome 12, dhQueRobu3.1, whole genome shotgun sequence genomic DNA carries:
- the LOC126710629 gene encoding universal stress protein PHOS34-like isoform X1 — protein sequence MASPAEAVAEKQVMVVAIDDSEHSTYALEWTLDHFFTPYASNHPFKLVLVHAKPTASSVVGLAGPGAAEVLPMVEADLKKIAARIIETARESCHSKSVHDVIVEVVEGDARNVLCEAVEKHHASILVVGSHGYGAIKRAVLGSVSDYCAHHAHCTVMIVKRPKIKH from the exons ATGGCAAGCCCAGCAGAAGCAGTAGCAGAAAAGCAAGTGATGGTGGTAGCTATCGACGACAGCGAGCACAGCACCTACGCTTTGGAGTGGACTCTGGATCACTTCTTCACACCCTACGCCTCCAACCATCCTTTCAAGCTCGTCCTCGTCCACGCCAAACCCACTGCTTCCTCCGTCGTAGGTCTCGCCGGAcctg GGGCCGCCGAAGTTTTACCGATGGTGGAGGCTGATTTGAAGAAGATCGCTGCTCGAATTATTGAAACGGCCAGGGAATCTTGCCACAGTAAATcg GTGCATGATGTGATAGTGGAGGTGGTGGAAGGAGATGCTAGGAATGTTCTTTGTGAGGCAGTGGAGAAACACCATGCATCCATTTTGGTTGTGGGTAGCCATGGCTATGGAGCTATCAAGAG GGCTGTTTTAGGCAGTGTCAGTGACTACTGTGCTCATCATGCCCACTGCACGGTGATGATTGTGAAGAGGCCCAAAATCAAACACTAA
- the LOC126710629 gene encoding universal stress protein PHOS34-like isoform X2 — MASPAVAEKQVMVVAIDDSEHSTYALEWTLDHFFTPYASNHPFKLVLVHAKPTASSVVGLAGPGAAEVLPMVEADLKKIAARIIETARESCHSKSVHDVIVEVVEGDARNVLCEAVEKHHASILVVGSHGYGAIKRAVLGSVSDYCAHHAHCTVMIVKRPKIKH; from the exons AGCAGTAGCAGAAAAGCAAGTGATGGTGGTAGCTATCGACGACAGCGAGCACAGCACCTACGCTTTGGAGTGGACTCTGGATCACTTCTTCACACCCTACGCCTCCAACCATCCTTTCAAGCTCGTCCTCGTCCACGCCAAACCCACTGCTTCCTCCGTCGTAGGTCTCGCCGGAcctg GGGCCGCCGAAGTTTTACCGATGGTGGAGGCTGATTTGAAGAAGATCGCTGCTCGAATTATTGAAACGGCCAGGGAATCTTGCCACAGTAAATcg GTGCATGATGTGATAGTGGAGGTGGTGGAAGGAGATGCTAGGAATGTTCTTTGTGAGGCAGTGGAGAAACACCATGCATCCATTTTGGTTGTGGGTAGCCATGGCTATGGAGCTATCAAGAG GGCTGTTTTAGGCAGTGTCAGTGACTACTGTGCTCATCATGCCCACTGCACGGTGATGATTGTGAAGAGGCCCAAAATCAAACACTAA